A window of Ipomoea triloba cultivar NCNSP0323 chromosome 2, ASM357664v1 contains these coding sequences:
- the LOC116010448 gene encoding cytochrome P450 CYP72A219-like, producing the protein MPECSTGQVMMTMEVLCNLFLFSFSIIFLVCAWRVVNWAWLRPKRLEKWLRGQDLKGNAYTLFYGDTKELAKMINQTKSKPMKILSDDQVVPRAIPYFFESIQKHGKKSFVWLGTVPMVIITDPDHVKEVLSKHNTFQRNLADPVIDKLAQGLLKYETDKWSKHRKIVNPAFQLEKLKHMVPAMNKICSEMVGRWEEIVSRNESGELDVWPELQTMAANVISLTAFGINYEDGRRVFELQSEQAEHAMELRHSVYVPGGRFLPTKRNRRMNEIDKEINAVVRRIVEKRIEAVKEGEANNNDLLDMLLDSNFKEIKHHGNQAFGMTIEEIISECKLFYLAGQETSSALLVWTMVLLSRNQEWQERAREEVVHVFGDDEPDFDGLNRLKIVTMILHESLRLYPPVATLIRIVKEEAKLGNLSLPAGVLLLVPTILLHHDPEMWGEDANEFKPERFREGVSKATNGQACFLPFGGGPRICIGLNFTMVEAKIALSCILRRFSFKLSPSYAHAPYMLLTIKPLYGAPLILHKL; encoded by the exons ATGCCAGAATGCTCTACAGGCCAGGTGATGATGACAATGGAGGTCTTGTGCAACTTGttccttttttctttctcaataaTCTTCTTGGTTTGTGCATGGAGAGTGGTGAATTGGGCATGGCTTAGACCCAAGAGATTGGAGAAATGGCTCAGGGGACAGGATCTCAAGGGTAATGCCTATACACTCTTCTATGGGGACACCAAAGAGCTTGCCAAGATGATCAATCAAACCAAATCCAAACCCATGAAAATTCTGTCAGATGATCAAGTAGTTCCTAGAGCAATACCTTACTTCTTTGAATCCATCCAGAAACACG GTAAAAAATCCTTCGTATGGCTGGGGACAGTTCCCATGGTGATCATCACAGACCCTGATCATGTGAAAGAGGTTCTGTCTAAGCACAACACTTTCCAGAGGAATCTTGCTGATCCAGTAATAGATAAATTGGCACAAGGGCTACTGAAATATGAGACAGATAAATGGAGTAAACACAGAAAAATAGTCAACCCTGCCTTCCAATTGGAGAAGTTAAAG CACATGGTACCAGCTATGAACAAGATCTGTAGTGAAATGGTGGGAAGATGGGAGGAAATTGTGTCGAGGAACGAATCTGGCGAGCTGGATGTGTGGCCTGAGCTTCAAACCATGGCTGCTAATGTGATTTCTCTTACAGCATTCGGCATCAATTATGAAGACGGAAGAAGGGTGTTTGAACTTCAAAGTGAACAAGCTGAGCATGCCATGGAGCTTAGGCATTCAGTTTATGTCCCTGGAGGGAG ATTTTTGCCAACAAAGAGGAACAGGAGAATGAATGAAATTGATAAGGAAATCAATGCAGTAGTCAGAAGGATCGTCGAGAAAAGGATCGAGGCAGTGAAAGAGGGGGAGGCAAATAACAATGATTTATTGGACATGTTACTGGATTCAAACTTCAAAGAAATCAAGCACCATGGAAACCAGGCATTTGGAATGACCATTGAAGAGATCATTTCAGAGTGCAAGCTGTTTTACCTGGCTGGCCAGGAGACTAGTTCAGCTTTACTTGTGTGGACAATGGTTCTGCTAAGTAGAAACCAAGAGTGGCAAGAACGAGCTCGAGAGGAGGTTGTGCATGTCTTTGGGGACGACGAACCAGATTTTGATGGACTAAATCGCCTGAAAATT GTGACCATGATTCTGCACGAGTCTTTGAGGCTATACCCGCCAGTGGCAACACTAATCCGAATAGTCAAGGAAGAGGCTAAACTAGGAAACCTGTCTCTGCCAGCAGGGGTGCTGCTCCTAGTACCAACAATATTGCTGCACCACGACCCCGAAATGTGGGGTGAAGATGCAAATGAGTTCAAGCCGGAGAGATTCAGGGAAGGGGTATCCAAGGCAACAAATGGTCAAGCCTGTTTTCTACCCTTCGGCGGGGGGCCTAGAATCTGCATTGGCCTAAACTTCACAATGGTTGAAGCAAAAATAGCACTGTCTTGCATCCTGCGACGTTTCTCCTTCAAGCTCTCTCCATCCTATGCACATGCTCCTTACATGCTTCTCACTATAAAGCCTCTGTATGGTGCCCCTCTTATTCTGCACAAGCTTTAA
- the LOC116010450 gene encoding cytochrome P450 CYP72A219-like, which produces MMRMEVFCYLFLFSFSIIFLICAWRVVNWAWLRPKTLEKWLRGQDLKSNAYRLFYGDIKELAKMRNETKSKPMKVLSDEVVPRAIPYFFESIQKHGKNSFVWLGTIPMVIITDPDHVKEVLSKHDTFQQNLTDPVVYKLSQGLLKYEADKWSKHRKIVIPAFQLEKLKHMVPAMNKICSEMVGRWEEIVSRNESGELDVWPDLKTMTANVISLAAFGINYEDGRRVFELQCEQAEDAMELRNSVYVPGGRFLPTKRNRRVNEIDKEINAVVRRIIEKRIKAMKEGEANNNDLLDMLLESNFKEIKHHGNQEFGITIEEIISECKLFYLAGQVTTSALLVWTMVLLSRNQEWQERAREEVVHVFGDDKPDFDGLNRLKIVTMILHESLRLYPPAPSITRIVKQDAKLGNLSLPAGVLLLVPIILLHHDREIWGDDANEFKPERFREGVSKATNGRACYLPFSGGPRICIGLNFAMVEAKIALSCILRRFSFKLSPSYAHAPYTVATIQPLYGAPLILQNL; this is translated from the exons ATGATGAGAATGGAGGTCTTCTGCTACTTGttccttttttctttctcaataaTCTTCTTGATATGTGCATGGAGAGTGGTGAATTGGGCATGGCTTAGACCCAAAACTTTGGAGAAATGGCTCAGGGGACAGGATCTCAAGAGTAATGCCTATAGACTTTTCTATGGGGACATAAAAGAGCTTGCCAAGATGAGGAATGAAACCAAGTCCAAACCCATGAAAGTTCTTTCAGATGAAGTAGTTCCTAGAGCAATACCTTACTTCTTTGAATCCATCCAGAAACACG GTAAAAATTCCTTCGTATGGCTGGGGACAATTCCCATGGTGATCATCACAGACCCTGATCATGTGAAAGAGGTTCTGTCTAAGCACGACACTTTTCAGCAGAATCTTACTGATCCAGTAGTGTATAAATTGTCACAAGGGCTACTGAAATATGAGGCAGATAAATGGAGTAAACACAGAAAAATAGTTATTCCTGCCTTCCAATTGGAGAAGTTAAAG CACATGGTACCAGCAATGAACAAGATCTGTAGTGAAATGGTGGGAAGATGGGAGGAAATTGTGTCGAGGAACGAATCTGGGGAGCTGGATGTGTGGCCTGACCTTAAAACCATGACTGCTAATGTGATTTCTCTTGCAGCATTCGGGATCAATTATGAAGACGGAAGAAGGGTGTTTGAACTTCAATGTGAACAAGCTGAAGATGCCATGGAGCTTAGGAATTCAGTTTATGTCCCTGGAGGGAG ATTTTTGCCAACAAAGAGGAACAGGAGAGTGAATGAAATTGATAAGGAAATCAATGCAGTAGTCAGAAGGATCATCGAGAAAAGGATCAAGGCAATGAAAGAGGGGGAGGCAAATAACAATGATTTATTGGACATGTTACTGGAATCCAACTTCAAAGAAATCAAGCACCACGGAAACCAGGAATTCGGAATTACCATTGAAGAGATCATTTCAGAGTGCAAGCTGTTTTACCTGGCTGGCCAGGTGACTACTTCAGCTTTACTTGTGTGGACAATGGTTCTGCTAAGTAGAAACCAAGAGTGGCAAGAACGAGCTCGAGAGGAGGTTGTGCATGTCTTTGGGGACGACAAACCAGATTTTGATGGACTAAATCGCCTGAAAATT GTGACAATGATTCTGCACGAGTCTTTGAGGCTATACCCGCCAGCACCATCAATAACCCGAATAGTCAAGCAAGATGCTAAACTAGGAAACTTGTCTCTTCCAGCAGGAGTGTTGCTCCTAGTACCAATAATCCTGCTGCACCACGACCGCGAAATATGGGGTGACGATGCGAATGAGTTCAAGCCGGAGAGATTCAGGGAAGGGGTATCTAAGGCAACAAATGGTCGAGCCTGTTATTTACCCTTCAGTGGGGGGCCTAGAATCTGCATTGGCCTAAACTTCGCAATGGTTGAAGCAAAAATAGCACTGTCTTGCATCCTGCGACGTTTCTCCTTCAAGCTCTCTCCATCCTATGCACATGCTCCTTACACGGTTGCGACTATCCAGCCTCTGTATGGTGCCCCTCTTATTCTGCAGAATCTTTAA
- the LOC116011351 gene encoding cytochrome P450 CYP72A219-like, whose product MEFLCNLFLFSFSIIFLVCAWRVVNWAWLRPKTLEKWLRGQDLKGNAYRLFYGDTKEIAKMINATKSKPMKILSDEVVPRAIPYFFESIQKHGKKSFVWTGTVPMVIITDSDHVKEVLSKHNTFQKNLADPIIDKLAQGLLKYEKDKWSKHRKIVNHAFQLEKLKHMVPAMNKICSEMVGRWEEIVSRNESGELDVWPDLKTMTANVISLTAFGINYEDGRRVFELQCEQAEHAMELRNSVFVPGGRFLQTKRSRRMDEIDKEINAVVGRIIGKRIEAMKEGEANNNDLLDMLLESNFKEINHHGNQEFGMTIEEIISECKLFYLAGQETTSSLLVWTMFLLSRNQEWQERAREEVVHVFGDDKPDFDGLNRLKIVTMILHESLRLYPPVVSLIRVVKEDTKLGNLSLPAGVLLFVPTILLQHDPEIWGDDANEFKPERFREGVSKATNGQACFLPFGGGPRICLGLNFTMVEAKIALSCILRRFSFQLSPSYAHAPYMLITIKPLYGAPLILHKL is encoded by the exons ATGGAGTTCTTGTGCAACTTGttccttttttctttctcaataaTCTTCTTGGTTTGTGCATGGAGAGTGGTGAATTGGGCATGGCTTAGACCCAAGACTTTGGAGAAGTGGCTCAGGGGACAGGATCTCAAGGGTAATGCCTATAGACTCTTTTATGGGGACACAAAAGAGATTGCCAAGATGATCAATGCAACCAAATCCAAACCCATGAAAATTCTGTCAGATGAAGTAGTTCCTAGAGCAATACCATACTTCTTTGAATCCATCCAGAAACACG GTAAAAAATCCTTCGTATGGACGGGGACAGTTCCCATGGTGATCATCACAGACTCTGATCATGTGAAAGAGGTTCTGTCTAAGCACAACACTTTCCAGAAGAATCTTGCTGATCCAATAATAGATAAATTGGCACAAGGGCTACTGAAATATGAGAAAGATAAATGGAGCAAACACAGAAAAATAGTCAACCATGCCTTCCAATTGGAGAAGTTAAAG CACATGGTACCAGCAATGAACAAGATCTGTAGTGAAATGGTGGGAAGATGGGAGGAAATTGTGTCGAGGAACGAATCTGGGGAGCTGGATGTGTGGCCTGACCTTAAAACCATGACTGCTAATGTGATTTCTCTTACAGCATTCGGGATCAATTATGAAGATGGAAGAAGGGTGTTTGAACTTCAATGTGAACAAGCTGAACATGCCATGGAGCTTAGGAATTCAGTTTTTGTCCCTGGAGGGAG ATTTTTGCAAACAAAGAGGAGCAGGAGAATGGATGAAATTGATAAGGAAATCAATGCAGTAGTCGGAAGGATCATCGGGAAAAGGATCGAGGCAATGAAAGAGGGGGAGGCAAATAACAATGATTTATTGGACATGTTACTGGAATCCAACTTCAAAGAAATCAATCACCATGGAAACCAGGAATTTGGAATGACCATTGAAGAGATCATTTCAGAGTGCAAGCTGTTTTACCTGGCTGGCCAGGAGACTACTTCATCTTTACTTGTGTGGACAATGTTTCTGCTAAGTAGAAACCAAGAGTGGCAAGAACGAGCTCGAGAGGAGGTCGTGCATGTCTTTGGGGACGACAAACCAGATTTTGATGGACTAAATCGCCTGAAAATT GTGACAATGATTCTGCACGAGTCTTTGAGGCTATACCCGCCAGTGGTATCCCTAATTCGAGTAGTTAAGGAAGATACTAAACTAGGAAACCTGTCTCTACCAGCAGGGGTGCTGCTCTTTGTACCAACAATCTTGCTGCAACACGACCCCGAAATATGGGGTGACGATGCAAATGAGTTCAAGCCGGAGAGATTCAGGGAAGGGGTATCCAAGGCAACAAATGGTCAAGCCTGTTTTCTACCCTTCGGCGGGGGGCCTAGAATCTGCCTTGGCCTAAACTTCACAATGGTTGAAGCAAAAATAGCACTGTCTTGCATCCTGCGACGTTTCTCCTTTCAGCTCTCTCCATCCTATGCACATGCTCCTTACATGCTTATCACTATAAAGCCTCTGTATGGTGCCCCTCTTATTCTGCACAAGCTTTAA
- the LOC116009752 gene encoding pentatricopeptide repeat-containing protein At2g41080 encodes MQKYKLLIIVKIYKTKCLGQSILRPSTSRAFTTVSSRDYAVCSEGYVNTSQIWLNPSLFSHFLQECIRVQSLPLAKQLHSLILTSGCFRDRFVSNHLLNTYAKLGRLDVAHFLFDRIPRRNVMSFNILVGGYIQNGDLDVAAKLFDQMGERNLATWNAVITGFTEFEFNDKAWGLFSEMHVLGFSPDAFTLGSVLRACAGLRDLVRGKQVHGYAVRSGLDGDLVVSNALAHMYMKSGVLEEGERVIREMPFQNVVACNTLISGKAQNQCSEGALDQYNMMKIAGLRPDKITFVSVISSCSELGILGQGQQIHADAIKTGAISVVSVVSSLVSMYSRCGCLEDAIKAFEERQEADAVLWSAIIAAYGFHGRGAEAVEIFDRMELIGLEANDITFLSLLYACSHCGMKDKGLEIFDLMVEKYKLKPRLEHYTCVVDLLGRSGRLEEAEAFIRSMPVEADAIIWKTLLSACKIHKNADMARRMAEEVLQIDPRDSASYVLLSHTQASVRRWQQVSEVRKAMKERGVKKEPGISWVELKNQVHEFIMGSNSHPQSEEIDRYLKELTAELRLSGYVPDTGSVLHDMDVEEKEYNLLHHSEKLAIAFALMNTPEGAQIRVMKNLRVCNDCHVAIKYISKIKGREIVVRDSSRFHHFKNGNCSCGDYW; translated from the coding sequence atGCAAAAATACAAACTATTGATTATAGTGAAAATTTACAAGACCAAATGCTTGGGACAGTCTATTCTGAGACCGTCAACTTCCCGCGCATTCACCACAGTAAGCTCCAGAGATTACGCAGTGTGTTCCGAAGGCTATGTCAACACCTCTCAGATATGGTTAAACCCATCCCTCTTCTCTCATTTTCTCCAAGAATGCATCCGAGTCCAGTCTCTACCCCTGGCCAAACAGCTCCACTCGTTGATCCTGACATCTGGGTGCTTCAGAGACCGGTTTGTatccaaccacctcctcaataCGTACGCGAAATTGGGTCGTTTAGATGTTGCCCATTTCTTGTTTGATAGAATTCCCAGGAGAAATGTAATGTCTTTTAACATTTTGGTTGGCGGGTACATTCAGAATGGAGATTTGGATGTTGCCGCCAAGTTGTTTGATCAAATGGGCGAGAGAAATTTGGCAACTTGGAATGCAGTAATCACTGGGTTTACCGAGTTCGAGTTCAATGATAAGGCGTGGGGCTTGTTTTCTGAAATGCATGTGCTTGGTTTCTCGCCTGATGCGTTTACTCTTGGGAGTGTTCTGAGAGCCTGCGCTGGATTAAGAGATTTGGTTAGGGGCAAGCAAGTTCATGGGTATGCGGTGAGATCAGGGTTGGATGGCGATTTGGTTGTTTCGAATGCATTGGCTCACATGTACATGAAGTCTGGTGTTCTGGAAGAAGGGGAGAGAGTGATTAGGGAGATGCCATTTCAGAATGTGGTTGCTTGCAATACTCTCATCTCAGGGAAGGCACAAAACCAGTGTTCTGAAGGTGCTCTGGATCAGTATAATATGATGAAGATAGCTGGGTTGAGACCTGATAAGATTACATTTGTGAGCGTGATCAGTTCATGTTCTGAGCTGGGTATTCTTGGACAGGGCCAGCAGATTCACGCTGACGCGATAAAAACCGGTGCCATTTCTGTGGTTTCAGTTGTCAGTTCATTGGTCAGTATGTATTCAAGATGTGGATGCTTGGAGGATGCCATTAAGGCCTTTGAAGAGAGGCAGGAAGCAGATGCTGTTCTGTGGAGTGCCATTATTGCTGCTTACGGGTTTCACGGGAGGGGAGCCGAGGCTGTAGAAATCTTTGATAGGATGGAGCTGATAGGATTGGAGGCAAATGACATCACATTCTTGAGTCTGCTCTATGCTTGTAGCCATTGTGGAATGAAAGATAAAGGGCTTGAAATTTTCGACTTGATGGTGGAAAAGTACAAATTGAAGCCTCGACTCGAACATTACACCTGTGTGGTCGACCTTCTGGGAAGATCAGGCCGTTTGGAGGAGGCTGAAGCCTTCATAAGATCTATGCCTGTCGAGGCAGACGCTATTATATGGAAAACTCTGCTATCAGCCTGTAAAATTCACAAAAATGCAGATATGGCAAGAAGGATGGCCGAAGAAGTTCTGCAGATTGATCCCCGAGATTCAGCTTCTTATGTGCTTCTTTCGCACACTCAAGCCTCTGTCCGAAGATGGCAGCAGGTTTCCGAAGTGAGGAAAGCAATGAAAGAGCGCGGCGTTAAGAAAGAGCCCGGAATAAGCTGGGTGGAACTGAAGAACCAAGTTCATGAATTTATTATGGGGAGTAACTCTCATCCCCAGTCTGAGGAGATTGACAGGTATCTAAAGGAATTAACTGCAGAATTAAGGCTAAGTGGCTATGTGCCAGATACAGGGTCAGTTTTGCATGATATGGATGTggaggaaaaagagtacaacttgTTGCATCACAGTGAGAAGTTGGCAATTGCTTTTGCTCTTATGAACACCCCAGAAGGTGCCCAGATTAGGGTTATGAAGAATTTGAGAGTCTGCAATGATTGTCATGTGGCTATAAAGTATATATCCAAGATCAAAGGGCGCGAAATTGTTGTTCGTGATTCAAGTAGGTTTCATCACTTCAAAAATGGAAATTGTTCTTGTGGGGATTACTGGTGA
- the LOC116010134 gene encoding uncharacterized protein LOC116010134 — MAAATAEEILKLFDSCWFQGEILTRKQCPSVQETKPVLDDDDEHKESKITGVLSLKIRSQSDNLLSFGTSFSPPSDSLKSGIIKPEFEDLQGALIMTKKVCEIRKRRVGRKKLGGHRSLSELELEELKGFMDLGFVFTEEDKRSSLASIIPGLQRWGSRDNEVSNNESCSVQRPYLSEAWSIMDQRKMIKKLLKWRFPPLSNETNMKDNLKFWAQTVASAVK, encoded by the coding sequence ATGGCGGCGGCAACGGCCGAAGAGATTCTCAAGCTCTTTGATTCTTGCTGGTTCCAAGGCGAGATTCTAACCAGAAAACAATGCCCATCAGTTCAAGAAACCAAGCCAgttcttgatgatgatgatgaacatAAAGAATCAAAGATTACGGGTGTTCTATCTCTTAAGATTCGATCACAGAGCGATAATTTGTTAAGCTTTGGGACGAGTTTTAGCCCTCCCTCTGATTCTTTAAAGTCTGGGATCATCAAACCAGAGTTTGAAGATTTGCAGGGGGCTCTGATTATGACGAAGAAGGTGTGTGAAATTAGGAAAAGGAGGGTGGGGAGGAAAAAACTGGGGGGGCATAGGAGTTTATCAGAGCTTGAACTTGAGGAGCTAAAAGGGTTTATGGATTTAGGGTTTGTGTTTACAGAAGAGGATAAGAGGTCGAGTTTGGCATCCATAATTCCTGGGTTGCAGAGATGGGGAAGCAGAGATAATGAAGTCAGCAATAATGAGAGTTGTTCAGTTCAAAGGCCTTATCTTTCTGAAGCGTGGAGCATTATGGATCAGAGAAAGATGATCAAGAAGCTTCTGAAATGGAGATTTCCACCTCTCAGCAACGAAACCAACATGAAGGACAACCTCAAATTCTGGGCTCAAACTGTTGCATCAGCCGTCAAATAA
- the LOC116010136 gene encoding uncharacterized protein LOC116010136, protein MAPEQQHPQTLLHLFDSLWFQHQILASKNPTSISSNSNPTPQEDAENPKLSRTPTFISRSFSDQCLSSNDSLLDSEVPSPKSVLLESSKLQPILSGKEYIGISEDAGGSFTKNGENCSGRRRKRRKDGSGNSKSLSELEFKELKGFMDLGFVFSDKDRDSTLVSIIPGLQRLGREGVEEEGEKKGIAVSRPYLSEAWDVMGENMKNQNSLVNWRIPAFGNEMDMKNHLRFWAHTVASSAR, encoded by the coding sequence ATGGCACCGGAGCAACAACATCCTCAGACGCTGCTACACCTCTTCGATTCTTTGTGGTTCCAACACCAAATTCTCGCCTCGAAAAACCCAACCTCAATTTCCTCAAATTCAAACCCGACACCCCAAGAAGATGCCGAGAATCCCAAGCTTTCTAGAACCCCAACTTTCATCTCCAGATCTTTCAGCGACCAATGTTTGAGCTCCAACGACAGCTTATTAGATTCCGAGGTGCCCTCTCCCAAGTCCGTTCTTCTCGAATCTTCCAAGCTCCAGCCCATTCTCTCCGGCAAGGAGTACATCGGAATTTCCGAGGACGCCGGCGGCAGTTTCACCAAGAACGGAGAAAATTGCAGcgggaggaggaggaagagaagGAAGGATGGTAGTGGGAACAGTAAGAGCTTATCCGAGCTTGAATTTAAGGAGCTAAAAGGGTTTATGGATCTAGGGTTTGTGTTCTCGGATAAGGATAGGGATTCAACCCTAGTTTCGATTATCCCTGGGCTGCAGAGACTGGGAAGAGAAGGTGTAGAAGAAGAAGGGGAGAAGAAGGGGATTGCAGTTTCAAGGCCGTACCTTTCTGAAGCATGGGATGTTATGGGAGAAAACATGAAGAATCAGAATTCATTAGTGAATTGGAGAATTCCAGCTTTTGGTAATGAAATGGACATGAAAAACCATCTTAGATTCTGGGCTCATACTGTTGCATCTAGTGCTAGATAA
- the LOC116011266 gene encoding ras-related protein YPT3-like, producing the protein MAGYRAQDEYDYLFKLVLIGDSGVGKSNLLSRFTRNEFNLESKSTIGVEFATKSLTVDGKVIKAQIWDTAGQERYRAITSAYYRGAVGALLVYDVSRHVTFENVSRWLKELRDHTDPNIVVMLIGNKSDLRHLVAVQTEEGKELAESEALYFMETSALEATNVENAFTEVLTQIYHIVSKKAIDAGDDGAASSVPPKGENININIKDQGPSGKRGGCCSS; encoded by the exons ATGGCTGGCTACAGAGCACAAGATGAGTATGATTACTTGTTCAAGCTGGTGCTGATCGGAGATTCGGGAGTGGGCAAATCCAATCTGCTGTCCAGGTTCACCAGGAACGAATTTAATCTCGAGTCCAAGTCCACTATTGGGGTCGAGTTCGCCACCAAGAGCCTCACCGTCGACGGAAAAGTCATCAAAGCTCAGATTTGGGACACTGCCGGTCAGGAAAG GTACCGTGCCATTACTAGTGCTTACTACAGAGGAGCAGTGGGTGCTTTACTTGTGTACGATGTTTCTAGGCACGTTACATTTGAAAACGTGTCAAGGTGGTTGAAAGAGCTGAGAGACCACACTGACCCTAACATCGTAGTGATGCTCATTGGCAACAAATCAGATCTTAGACATCTAGTGGCAGTTCAAACCGAGGAAGGTAAGGAATTGGCAGAATCAGAAGCTCTCTACTTCATGGAAACCTCTGCACTGGAAGCCACGAATGTGGAAAACGCATTCACCGAAGTGCTCACTCAGATCTACCATATCGTGAGTAAGAAGGCCATTGATGCTGGCGATGATGGCGCCGCTTCATCTGTTCCTCCTAAAGGAGagaatatcaatatcaatatcAAAGACCAAGGGCCTTCCGGGAAACGAGGTGGATGCTGTTCAAGCTAA